Proteins from one Acidihalobacter prosperus genomic window:
- a CDS encoding methyl-accepting chemotaxis protein, giving the protein MKSPTKTDRQKIGLSRRFALLFALLLLFLLLAGAAFVYTAIQQRHYQRFTHLNAEQQLLSQQLAATALEAASGNQMAFKRLAEQRDRFDATMREYNLDGKGPGPVLPGTLRPQYERLDTMWQTYRDGLDSILKGKQAVADITRYVHDVNQYVPKLLAYSDQVTTALVKHGASPQEIYVAERQTLLALRIQNSLARVLQGGEGASTAADQFGRDATLFGNVLQGLLTGNASMKIVAVKDEQTREILRQIAMLFSSVSDHVATILELAPRLFAIKNASARLQANSPQLLGATGDLANALRTHYSRLGLIDLAGYVLGGLALLVLILLGALMYRDSQRRLAVTTEQNRRNQRAILRLLDEMTNLAEGDLTVHATVTEDITGAIADSVNYAIDALRSLVTTINQTSVQVATAAEKTQTTALRLADASGHQAREIASASAAVTDMADSIERVSKNAMSSADVAKKSVEIAAKGAATVRRSIDGMDTIREQIQDTAKRIKRLGESSQEIGDIVGLINDIADQTNILALNAAIQASAAGEAGRGFAVVADEVQRLAERSANATRQIEALVKAIQADTSEAVLSMEQSTSNVVAGGQLAGDAGDALAEIESVSNQLAKQIMTIASAARQQAAVAANVTNTMNVIQEITMQTSDSTHETAQSIGQLTELAAELRRTVAGFKLPDSEDTDTVVLDDGGASDIEAA; this is encoded by the coding sequence ATGAAGTCACCGACAAAGACGGATCGGCAGAAGATCGGGCTCAGCCGACGCTTTGCGCTCCTGTTCGCCCTGCTGCTGCTTTTCCTGCTGTTGGCGGGTGCGGCCTTCGTTTATACCGCGATCCAGCAGCGGCACTATCAGCGCTTTACGCACCTCAATGCCGAGCAGCAGTTGCTTTCCCAGCAGCTCGCCGCCACGGCGCTGGAGGCCGCAAGCGGCAATCAGATGGCTTTCAAGCGCCTGGCGGAACAGCGCGACCGCTTCGACGCCACGATGCGCGAGTACAACCTGGACGGCAAGGGACCCGGTCCGGTGCTGCCGGGCACGCTGCGGCCGCAGTATGAGCGCCTCGACACGATGTGGCAGACCTATCGCGATGGTCTCGACTCGATCCTCAAGGGCAAGCAGGCGGTCGCCGACATCACCCGATACGTGCACGACGTCAACCAGTACGTGCCCAAGCTGCTGGCCTATTCGGATCAGGTGACGACCGCGCTGGTGAAGCACGGAGCGAGCCCGCAGGAAATCTACGTGGCCGAGCGTCAGACACTGCTCGCGCTGCGCATCCAGAACAGTCTGGCGCGGGTGCTGCAAGGCGGCGAAGGCGCGTCCACCGCCGCCGACCAGTTCGGCCGCGACGCGACACTTTTCGGCAACGTCCTTCAGGGATTGCTGACCGGCAACGCCTCCATGAAAATCGTGGCGGTCAAGGATGAGCAGACGCGTGAAATCCTGCGCCAGATCGCGATGCTGTTCAGCTCGGTGAGCGACCATGTGGCCACGATTCTCGAACTGGCGCCCCGACTGTTTGCGATCAAGAACGCCTCCGCGCGGCTGCAGGCCAATTCGCCGCAGTTGCTGGGTGCCACCGGCGATCTGGCAAACGCGCTGAGAACCCACTACAGCCGTCTGGGCCTGATCGATCTCGCCGGCTACGTACTCGGCGGTCTGGCGCTGTTGGTACTGATCCTGCTGGGTGCCCTGATGTATCGCGACTCACAGCGTCGTCTGGCGGTGACCACCGAGCAGAACCGGCGTAACCAGCGCGCGATCCTACGATTGCTCGACGAAATGACCAACCTTGCCGAGGGCGACCTCACGGTCCACGCCACGGTGACGGAGGACATCACCGGCGCCATCGCCGACTCGGTCAACTACGCCATCGACGCGCTGCGCAGCCTGGTGACCACCATCAACCAGACCTCTGTGCAGGTGGCGACCGCGGCCGAGAAGACGCAGACCACGGCGCTGCGCCTGGCCGACGCCAGCGGCCATCAGGCGCGCGAGATCGCTTCCGCCTCGGCGGCCGTCACGGACATGGCGGACTCCATCGAGCGGGTGTCCAAAAACGCCATGTCGTCGGCGGACGTGGCCAAGAAATCGGTCGAGATCGCGGCCAAGGGCGCCGCCACGGTGCGACGTTCCATCGACGGCATGGACACCATCCGCGAACAGATCCAGGACACCGCCAAACGCATCAAGCGTCTGGGCGAAAGCTCGCAGGAAATCGGCGACATCGTCGGCCTTATCAACGACATCGCCGACCAGACCAACATCCTGGCGCTGAACGCCGCCATCCAGGCGTCTGCAGCGGGCGAGGCCGGTCGCGGCTTCGCGGTGGTGGCCGACGAAGTCCAGCGCCTCGCGGAGCGCTCCGCCAACGCCACGCGCCAGATCGAGGCGCTGGTCAAGGCCATTCAGGCCGACACCAGCGAGGCGGTGCTGTCGATGGAACAGAGCACCTCGAACGTGGTGGCGGGAGGGCAGCTGGCCGGCGATGCCGGCGACGCGCTGGCCGAGATCGAGAGCGTGTCGAACCAGCTGGCCAAGCAGATCATGACCATCGCCAGTGCCGCACGGCAGCAGGCGGCGGTGGCGGCGAACGTGACCAATACCATGAACGTGATCCAGGAAATCACGATGCAGACCTCGGATAGCACGCACGAGACGGCCCAGTCGATCGGTCAGTTGACCGAGCTTGCCGCCGAGCTGCGGCGCACGGTGGCCGGCTTCAAGCTGCCGGACAGCGAGGATACGGACACGGTCGTACTCGACGATGGCGGTGCTTCGGATATCGAGGCCGCCTGA
- a CDS encoding chemotaxis protein CheW: MSAIEQRSPYDYLVQLERKCRVASPGLPVAEAQQQQWSGVLFNLAGYELVAPMSEVAEIGDMLPVARLPGVKPWVMGLANMRGNLVAIIDLRRYLFATDASATEAGRLLVIRHGGSLVGLRVDTVIGMRHFLETQRTGDTPSLPPPLEACVVEGFLDQGMVKPVFSIRRLVNDPAFQDAAL, from the coding sequence ATGTCCGCCATCGAGCAACGTTCGCCCTACGATTATCTGGTGCAGCTGGAGCGCAAGTGCCGCGTGGCCTCTCCCGGCCTGCCGGTCGCCGAGGCCCAGCAGCAGCAATGGTCGGGCGTGCTGTTCAATCTCGCCGGCTACGAGCTGGTGGCGCCGATGAGCGAGGTGGCGGAAATCGGCGATATGCTCCCGGTCGCGCGCCTGCCCGGCGTGAAGCCCTGGGTAATGGGACTGGCCAACATGCGCGGCAACCTGGTGGCGATCATCGATTTGCGGCGATACCTGTTTGCCACGGATGCATCCGCGACGGAGGCGGGGCGATTGCTGGTGATCCGCCATGGCGGGTCGCTGGTGGGCCTGCGCGTGGACACGGTCATCGGAATGCGCCACTTCCTGGAGACGCAGCGCACCGGCGACACACCCTCGTTGCCGCCTCCTCTCGAGGCCTGCGTGGTCGAGGGGTTTCTCGATCAGGGCATGGTCAAACCGGTTTTCAGTATCAGGCGCCTGGTGAACGATCCGGCGTTCCAGGACGCAGCATTGTGA
- a CDS encoding response regulator yields MAHILVVDDSPTELHVIKGMLEKNGFQVTAAQSGEEGVDIARRLKPDLVLMDVVMPGLNGFQATRQLAREPETSKIPIIMVTTKDQETDKVWAIRQGARDYIVKPAKEKDLVERVKGLLAS; encoded by the coding sequence ATGGCGCATATATTGGTAGTGGACGATTCGCCTACCGAGCTGCATGTCATCAAGGGCATGCTGGAGAAGAACGGATTCCAGGTCACGGCAGCGCAAAGCGGTGAAGAAGGCGTCGATATCGCGCGCCGCCTCAAGCCCGATCTCGTGCTGATGGATGTGGTCATGCCCGGACTCAACGGTTTCCAGGCGACCCGCCAGCTAGCGCGCGAGCCGGAAACCTCGAAGATCCCGATCATCATGGTGACCACCAAGGATCAGGAAACCGACAAGGTCTGGGCCATCCGGCAGGGCGCGCGCGACTATATCGTCAAGCCTGCCAAGGAGAAGGATCTGGTGGAGCGGGTCAAGGGCCTGTTGGCGTCCTGA
- a CDS encoding response regulator: MVIDDSKTIRRTAETLLKKEGCEVVTANDGFEALAKIAEFRPDIIFVDIMMPRLDGYQTCALIKQNGAFRKTPVIMLSSKDSIFDKARGRIVGSEEYLTKPFTRDDLLDAIRKFT; encoded by the coding sequence ATGGTGATCGACGACAGCAAGACCATCCGGCGTACCGCCGAAACCCTGCTCAAGAAAGAAGGGTGCGAAGTGGTGACCGCCAACGACGGCTTCGAGGCGCTGGCCAAAATCGCGGAATTCCGCCCGGATATCATTTTCGTCGATATCATGATGCCGCGACTGGACGGGTATCAGACCTGCGCGCTGATCAAGCAAAATGGCGCTTTCCGCAAGACGCCTGTGATCATGCTGTCCAGCAAGGACAGCATTTTCGACAAGGCGCGCGGCCGCATCGTCGGCTCGGAGGAATATCTGACCAAGCCCTTTACGCGGGATGACTTGCTCGACGCAATCAGAAAATTTACATGA
- the gshB gene encoding glutathione synthase produces the protein MPTRHLAVLMDPISRINIKKDSTFAMMLAAQRRGWTLEYLEQGDLYLRDGRVHAACRPVEVRDDPADWFTLGDAVDRPLAEISAVMMRKDPPFDLEYLYSTYLLDLAEREGCLVINRPSSLRDANEKLFTAWFPQCTVPTLVSRDMGRLRAFAKGFGDIILKPLNGMGGESIFRVRAGDPNTSVILETITERGRRTVMAQRLIPEYVDGDKRILLIDGEPVPYALLRVPAPGESRGNLAAGGQGVAVPLNERDRWICAEVAPELRRRGLLFVGLDVIGDYLTEINVTSPTCIRELDAAHGLDIAGQLMEVVENRLARPRA, from the coding sequence ATGCCCACCCGCCACCTTGCCGTCCTCATGGACCCCATCAGCCGGATCAATATCAAGAAGGACAGCACCTTCGCCATGATGCTCGCCGCCCAGCGCCGCGGATGGACGCTCGAATACCTCGAACAGGGCGATCTGTATCTACGCGACGGCCGTGTCCACGCCGCCTGCCGCCCAGTCGAGGTACGCGACGACCCTGCGGACTGGTTCACGCTAGGCGACGCGGTCGATCGACCGCTGGCTGAGATATCCGCTGTGATGATGCGCAAGGACCCGCCCTTCGACCTCGAATATCTGTATAGCACCTATCTGCTGGATCTGGCCGAGCGCGAGGGCTGCCTCGTGATCAACCGCCCGTCCAGCCTGCGCGACGCCAACGAGAAACTGTTCACCGCCTGGTTCCCGCAATGCACCGTGCCGACGCTGGTCAGTCGCGACATGGGCAGACTGCGCGCCTTCGCCAAGGGATTCGGCGACATCATCCTCAAACCGCTCAACGGCATGGGCGGCGAATCCATCTTTCGCGTACGCGCGGGCGACCCCAATACCAGCGTCATCCTGGAGACCATCACCGAACGCGGCCGACGCACGGTGATGGCGCAACGCCTGATCCCCGAATACGTCGACGGCGACAAGCGCATTCTGTTGATCGATGGCGAGCCGGTGCCCTACGCGCTGCTCCGCGTGCCGGCGCCCGGCGAGTCGCGCGGCAATCTGGCCGCAGGCGGCCAGGGCGTGGCGGTGCCGCTGAACGAACGCGACCGCTGGATCTGCGCCGAGGTGGCGCCCGAGCTGCGTCGTCGCGGGCTGCTGTTCGTCGGCCTCGACGTCATCGGCGACTATCTCACCGAAATCAACGTCACCAGCCCGACTTGCATCCGCGAGCTGGACGCGGCGCATGGCCTCGATATCGCCGGCCAGCTCATGGAAGTCGTCGAAAACCGGCTCGCACGGCCGCGCGCATAG
- a CDS encoding energy transducer TonB, translating into MKNTTPPAPITDKDRLGLTLFLAVAVHGILILGLSFKALSEQVQRQPPALNVLLVQTAADKAPKEANYIAQANQRASGSSDRAGHPGRPFFALNPNRTDGVAPVPQMAMTPPATAEHKHRDVLTSDNADYSLPPEARTRGPRSQATPDNQRLLQLQLEQARLTAEIRRETEDYNQRPRRLFLDTVNAKTAVEAGYLAHWVRRVERVGNLNYPDAAIRDRLHGRLILNVLISHTGHVLKIVVAQSSGSAVLDDAAKRIVRLASPFPPFPAAMRKQYDQLMITRTWIFRSGELRTTANR; encoded by the coding sequence ATGAAAAATACGACTCCGCCAGCGCCCATCACCGACAAGGACCGCCTCGGCCTGACCCTGTTCCTGGCGGTCGCGGTGCACGGCATTCTGATCCTCGGCCTGTCGTTCAAGGCCCTCTCGGAACAGGTGCAGCGGCAGCCGCCCGCGCTCAACGTGCTGTTGGTGCAGACTGCCGCCGACAAGGCGCCCAAGGAAGCCAACTACATCGCCCAGGCCAATCAACGGGCCAGCGGCAGCAGCGATCGGGCCGGGCACCCCGGACGCCCCTTCTTCGCGCTCAACCCGAACCGCACCGACGGCGTGGCGCCGGTCCCGCAAATGGCGATGACCCCGCCGGCCACCGCCGAACACAAGCACCGCGATGTGCTCACCAGCGACAACGCCGACTACAGCCTGCCTCCCGAGGCCCGCACCCGCGGCCCCCGCAGCCAGGCCACGCCCGACAACCAGCGCCTGCTTCAGCTACAGCTCGAACAGGCCAGGCTGACCGCCGAAATTCGCCGCGAAACAGAGGATTACAACCAGCGCCCGCGTCGCCTGTTCCTGGATACGGTCAATGCCAAGACCGCGGTCGAGGCCGGCTATCTCGCCCACTGGGTGCGCCGCGTGGAACGCGTCGGCAACCTCAATTATCCCGACGCCGCGATCCGCGACCGCCTGCACGGACGCCTGATCCTCAACGTTCTCATCTCCCATACCGGGCACGTCCTCAAGATCGTAGTGGCGCAATCCTCCGGCTCCGCCGTGCTCGACGACGCTGCCAAGCGCATCGTGCGCCTGGCCTCGCCCTTCCCGCCCTTTCCGGCCGCCATGCGCAAACAGTACGACCAGCTGATGATCACCCGTACCTGGATATTCCGAAGCGGAGAGCTGCGCACCACGGCGAATCGCTGA
- a CDS encoding YqgE/AlgH family protein, whose translation MAPIDSLSNHFLIAMPRLEDPNFTRTLTLICEHSEEGAMGVVVNRPLDLGLGELLEHMRIESTDASLQERPVHYGGPVEQERGFVLHRPLGDWGTTIKLTPTLGLTASRDILAAMARDGEPRDAMVLLGYAGWGPGQLEAELTGNAWLTLPAEESILFETATAQRWETAASRLGVDLNLVTGDIGHA comes from the coding sequence ATGGCGCCCATCGATTCCCTCTCCAACCACTTCCTGATCGCGATGCCGCGGCTCGAGGATCCAAACTTCACGCGCACGCTCACGCTGATCTGCGAACACTCCGAAGAAGGCGCGATGGGCGTGGTCGTCAACCGCCCGCTCGACCTCGGCCTCGGCGAGCTGCTCGAACACATGCGGATCGAAAGCACGGACGCGTCGCTGCAGGAACGCCCCGTCCACTATGGCGGCCCGGTCGAACAGGAACGCGGCTTTGTCCTGCACCGCCCGCTCGGCGACTGGGGCACCACCATCAAGCTGACGCCCACGCTGGGGCTGACGGCCTCGCGCGACATTCTCGCCGCGATGGCCCGCGACGGCGAACCGCGGGACGCCATGGTGTTGCTCGGCTACGCTGGCTGGGGTCCCGGCCAGCTCGAAGCCGAACTCACCGGCAACGCCTGGCTGACCCTGCCCGCGGAGGAATCGATCCTGTTCGAGACCGCCACCGCACAGCGCTGGGAAACCGCCGCCAGCCGCCTAGGCGTCGACCTCAACCTCGTGACCGGCGATATCGGCCATGCCTGA
- the ruvX gene encoding Holliday junction resolvase RuvX has protein sequence MSFDYGTRRTGVAVGQRITGTARPLTTLGMPGGQPDWPAIDRLMRDWAPSDVVVGRPTRMDGSVTPLTTAAEGFAAALGRRYDLPVSLIDERLSSREAETELRRQRGDGSRGPIRKPDIDQEAAAVLLRDYLASIPLPSAPNRSETP, from the coding sequence ATGAGCTTCGATTACGGCACCCGACGCACCGGCGTGGCGGTCGGCCAGCGCATCACGGGTACGGCGCGCCCGCTGACCACGCTCGGCATGCCCGGCGGCCAACCGGACTGGCCAGCCATCGATCGGCTGATGCGCGACTGGGCGCCCAGCGACGTGGTCGTAGGCCGCCCCACCCGCATGGACGGCAGCGTGACGCCGCTGACCACGGCGGCCGAAGGCTTCGCCGCCGCGCTGGGCCGCCGCTACGACCTGCCGGTCAGTCTGATCGACGAACGCCTGAGCTCCCGCGAGGCTGAAACCGAACTGCGCCGCCAGCGCGGCGACGGCAGCCGCGGCCCCATCCGCAAGCCCGACATCGACCAGGAGGCCGCGGCCGTGCTGCTGCGCGACTACCTGGCCTCGATCCCGCTTCCATCCGCCCCGAATCGCAGCGAGACCCCATGA
- the pyrR gene encoding bifunctional pyr operon transcriptional regulator/uracil phosphoribosyltransferase PyrR, which translates to MNSSTRLPDVEPLLDHMADALRAPLAEHEGQAHLIGIHTGGVWVAGGLHRRLDLDQPMGTLDITYYRDDLAHGGLHPHIRPSRLPWSVDGQLVILVDDVLHTGRTVRAALNEIFDFGRPARVLLATLIDRGGHELPIAADVVGARYDDLAPTQRIKLNGPEPLTLTLSEREVPTP; encoded by the coding sequence ATGAATTCGAGTACCCGCCTGCCCGACGTCGAGCCGCTGCTCGACCACATGGCCGACGCCCTGCGCGCGCCCCTGGCCGAACACGAGGGTCAGGCCCATCTGATCGGGATCCACACCGGCGGCGTATGGGTCGCCGGGGGGCTGCACCGGCGCCTCGATCTCGACCAGCCCATGGGCACCCTCGACATCACCTACTATCGCGACGACCTCGCACACGGCGGGCTGCACCCGCACATCCGCCCTTCGCGCCTGCCCTGGAGCGTCGACGGCCAACTGGTGATCCTGGTCGACGACGTGCTGCATACCGGCCGGACCGTACGCGCCGCGCTCAACGAAATCTTCGACTTCGGCCGTCCCGCCCGGGTGCTGCTCGCGACCCTGATCGACCGCGGCGGCCACGAACTGCCGATCGCGGCCGACGTCGTCGGCGCGCGCTACGACGATCTGGCGCCGACGCAGCGCATCAAGCTCAACGGCCCCGAACCACTGACGCTGACCCTGAGCGAGCGGGAGGTGCCGACGCCATGA
- a CDS encoding aspartate carbamoyltransferase catalytic subunit, with amino-acid sequence MNALPAPHRPGPLPTRMQLEDGRLRHLLTIEGLGRPLIEQILDNAESFAGMNDQGVKKLPLLRGKTVANLFFEASTRTRTTFELAAKRLSADVLSLNMNASATTKGETLLDTLRNLEAMQCDMFVVRHADSGAAHFIARHVAPHISVLNAGDGRHAHPTQALLDVFTIRRHKGELSKLRVAIVGDVLHSRVARSQIHALNTLATGEVRVIGPRTLLPAAVEQLGVQVYHNMEQGLKDVDVIIMLRLQKERMQGAFIPSEHEYFQRYGLDARRLALAHPEAIVMHPGPANRGVEIASEVADGPHSVILRQVTYGLSVRMAVMSMVMGVNPQVRA; translated from the coding sequence ATGAACGCCCTGCCCGCGCCTCACCGCCCGGGGCCGCTGCCCACGCGCATGCAACTGGAAGACGGGCGGCTGCGCCACCTGCTGACCATCGAAGGACTCGGACGCCCCCTGATCGAGCAGATTCTGGACAATGCCGAGTCCTTCGCCGGCATGAACGACCAGGGCGTGAAGAAACTGCCGCTGCTGCGCGGCAAGACGGTCGCCAATCTGTTCTTCGAGGCCAGCACGCGCACCCGCACCACCTTCGAACTGGCCGCCAAGCGGCTCTCGGCCGATGTGCTCAGCCTCAACATGAATGCCTCCGCGACGACCAAGGGCGAAACCCTGCTCGATACCCTGCGCAACCTCGAGGCGATGCAGTGCGACATGTTCGTGGTGCGCCACGCGGACAGCGGCGCGGCCCATTTCATCGCACGCCACGTGGCCCCGCACATCAGCGTGCTCAACGCCGGCGACGGGCGCCACGCCCACCCCACGCAGGCCCTGCTTGACGTCTTCACCATCCGTCGCCACAAAGGCGAGCTCTCGAAGCTGCGCGTGGCCATCGTGGGCGACGTGCTGCATTCGCGCGTGGCCCGCTCGCAGATCCACGCGCTCAACACCCTCGCCACCGGCGAAGTGCGGGTCATCGGTCCGCGCACCCTGCTGCCCGCCGCCGTCGAACAGCTCGGCGTGCAGGTTTATCACAACATGGAACAAGGCCTGAAGGACGTGGATGTGATCATCATGCTGCGCCTGCAGAAGGAACGCATGCAGGGCGCCTTCATCCCTAGCGAGCACGAATACTTCCAGCGCTACGGGCTGGACGCCAGACGCCTGGCACTGGCCCACCCGGAGGCGATCGTGATGCATCCCGGGCCGGCCAACCGCGGCGTCGAAATCGCCTCGGAGGTCGCCGACGGACCGCATTCCGTGATCCTGCGTCAGGTGACCTACGGCCTGTCCGTGCGCATGGCGGTGATGAGCATGGTCATGGGCGTCAACCCACAGGTGCGCGCATGA
- a CDS encoding dihydroorotase, whose amino-acid sequence MRRLIQGGRVIDPAAGIDRIADLAIADGRIVGLDMADFQPDERIDARGLSVIPGLVDLAARLREPGQEHKATVASECRAAAAGGITTVCAMPDTVPPIDSPADVRLVRQKGRNAHAARVAVIGALTQGLDGHHLTEMAALRDAGCVAVSNALHPLASPLILRRALEYAASLDLIVVVQPLERALMPEGCAHEGPVASRLGLPGIPVAAETAALGQILALVEQTGARVHFGRLSSAAGVRALQRAIADGLPVSGDVAAHQLFLTEMDVADFNALCHVLPPLRNSRDLEALRAGVADGTLCAICSDHQPHEDDAKLMPFPATEPGISSLETLLPLCLRLVDEGQLTLPEAIARVTCRPARALGLRAGSLAAGAAADVCVFDADAEWTLDVEQLHSRGRNTPFQGWALRGRVRHTLVRGEPVYQSSADSDPHA is encoded by the coding sequence ATGAGGCGCCTGATCCAGGGCGGACGCGTCATCGACCCGGCCGCCGGCATCGACCGAATCGCCGACCTCGCCATCGCCGACGGCCGCATCGTCGGCCTCGACATGGCCGACTTCCAGCCCGACGAACGCATCGACGCGCGCGGACTCTCGGTCATCCCGGGGCTGGTCGACCTCGCCGCGCGCCTGCGCGAACCGGGCCAGGAACACAAGGCCACCGTCGCCTCCGAATGCCGAGCGGCGGCGGCCGGCGGCATCACCACCGTGTGCGCCATGCCGGACACCGTGCCCCCCATCGACAGCCCGGCCGACGTCCGCCTGGTGCGGCAAAAGGGCCGCAACGCACATGCCGCCCGCGTGGCGGTGATCGGCGCGCTGACCCAGGGCCTTGACGGCCACCACCTGACCGAAATGGCCGCCCTGCGCGACGCCGGCTGCGTGGCCGTGAGCAACGCCCTGCATCCGCTCGCCAGCCCGCTGATCCTGCGCCGCGCTCTCGAATACGCCGCCAGCCTCGACCTGATCGTGGTCGTGCAGCCGCTCGAACGCGCACTGATGCCGGAAGGCTGTGCGCACGAAGGACCGGTCGCCTCGCGCCTCGGCCTGCCGGGCATCCCAGTGGCGGCCGAGACCGCCGCCCTGGGCCAGATCCTGGCGCTGGTCGAGCAGACCGGCGCGCGCGTGCACTTCGGCCGCCTGTCCAGCGCCGCCGGCGTCCGCGCCCTGCAGCGCGCCATCGCCGACGGTCTGCCGGTCAGCGGCGATGTGGCCGCGCACCAGCTGTTCCTCACCGAGATGGACGTGGCCGACTTCAACGCCCTGTGCCACGTGCTGCCGCCGCTGCGCAACAGCCGTGACCTGGAGGCGCTGCGCGCCGGCGTCGCAGACGGCACCCTCTGCGCCATCTGCTCCGACCACCAGCCGCACGAGGACGATGCCAAGCTGATGCCTTTCCCCGCCACCGAACCCGGCATCTCCTCGCTGGAAACCCTGCTGCCGCTCTGCCTGCGTCTGGTCGACGAGGGCCAGCTGACGCTGCCCGAGGCCATTGCGCGCGTCACCTGCCGGCCGGCAAGGGCGCTGGGCCTGCGCGCCGGCAGCCTCGCCGCGGGTGCCGCCGCCGACGTGTGCGTGTTCGATGCCGACGCCGAATGGACCCTGGACGTCGAGCAGCTGCACAGTCGCGGCCGCAACACGCCCTTCCAGGGCTGGGCGCTACGCGGCCGCGTGCGCCACACCCTGGTGCGCGGCGAGCCGGTCTACCAATCCTCTGCAGACAGCGATCCGCACGCATGA
- a CDS encoding dihydroorotate dehydrogenase electron transfer subunit — MNAKPHRNTIFVEDATVLSHQAHDAGQYILRVQAPRCAAHAEPGSFVHLSCDPMLPLRRPLSIMRVDPEAGWVEFLYKAVGYGTGLLARRAKGDTISLMGPIGRPFAPHPQRRRPLLIGGGVGIPPMVFLADRLRRQPDYSPFAILGSEVPFPFRAKPSQIMLSGVPEGVIAAMPLLEDWGIPSRLASLRGYAGCHEGYVTDLARHWLDGLSAEARAEVEIFACGPHPMLAAVASLARDFDLPAQVSLEEYMACAVGGCAGCTVRVNTPEGPAMKRVCVDGPVFDAAMVAFGH; from the coding sequence ATGAATGCCAAACCGCACCGCAACACCATCTTCGTCGAGGACGCCACGGTGCTGTCGCACCAGGCGCATGACGCCGGCCAGTACATCCTGCGCGTGCAGGCGCCCCGCTGCGCGGCGCACGCGGAACCCGGCAGCTTCGTGCACCTGAGCTGCGACCCCATGCTGCCGCTGCGACGCCCGCTGTCGATCATGCGCGTCGATCCCGAGGCCGGCTGGGTGGAATTTCTCTACAAGGCCGTGGGCTACGGCACCGGCCTGCTCGCCCGCCGCGCGAAGGGCGACACGATCAGCCTGATGGGGCCGATCGGCCGCCCCTTCGCGCCGCACCCGCAGCGGCGACGCCCGTTGCTGATCGGCGGCGGCGTCGGCATTCCGCCGATGGTATTCCTCGCCGACCGTCTGCGCCGGCAGCCGGATTACAGCCCCTTCGCAATCCTTGGCTCCGAAGTGCCCTTCCCGTTCCGCGCCAAACCCTCGCAGATCATGCTGTCCGGCGTGCCCGAAGGCGTGATCGCGGCGATGCCACTGCTGGAGGACTGGGGCATCCCCTCGCGGCTCGCCAGCCTGCGGGGCTATGCCGGCTGTCACGAGGGCTACGTCACCGATCTGGCCCGCCACTGGCTGGACGGTCTGTCCGCCGAGGCGCGCGCGGAGGTGGAAATCTTCGCCTGCGGCCCGCACCCCATGTTGGCCGCAGTCGCCTCGCTGGCACGCGATTTCGATCTGCCCGCGCAGGTTTCGCTAGAGGAATACATGGCCTGCGCGGTCGGCGGCTGCGCCGGCTGCACCGTGCGAGTGAACACCCCGGAAGGGCCGGCGATGAAGCGCGTATGCGTTGACGGACCCGTGTTCGACGCCGCCATGGTCGCCTTCGG